Genomic window (Plectropomus leopardus isolate mb unplaced genomic scaffold, YSFRI_Pleo_2.0 unplaced_scaffold48, whole genome shotgun sequence):
TTAAGCGGTACATGACAGCTTACAAATAgatcaaaaacagaataaacagtTGTGTGTAGGTTAGTCCTTGTGATGCCATCTATCTTTACTGGTGCAACTCTTTTCCTTCAAAAAAAGCCCCGAAGACAAAGTAATACACAAACAAGTTAATTGAGAAAGACTAATCAGAGAGTGTATATTTACCGGGTAAGCAGGGAGTAAGCCACCAGGGCCCATAATGTACTGGTTGGCCAGGAGAGGTGGCACTCCTTGGGCCAAGTTGGGAGGAGCTTTACCTGGCAAAGATGAGAAACAAGATTTTTTCACTTGactaaatgcaaaaattatggACATTAGTTGGGTAATTAGTTATCTTGCAATTGATATTTGCCTAATTTGCCTTTACCTaatcaatatggacttcataactgttttgtaacacaaaataacagaattttaaaaatgcaatataagAAATGTGACACATGTACATATTCACAACTTTAAAAATTGATCGTTAGACAGCCCTACTTACTCAGGTGTCAAAGCAGCCACATTACAAGAGGaatattatttgaaaatgatatattttattatttcagaaaactttttGTCAACGAGTTCTTGTGCAACAGTGATGTCCTGAGTGGACCTGTGAGCCTACCAGAGCTAGTGGTGAGCAAGGGTGCTGTGCGGCTGCCTGCAGCTGAGAGTGCAGGATTTGTGCCATTGGGAGTCAGTCCCGGCGCTCCAGACGGATGTAGTCCGTTGGTGGTTGAACTGCTGACAGCCAGGGGAGCTGAAGGACTGGAATTGACAGCTTGGCTggacgacgatgatgatgaaaaaGCGTGGAGGTTACCGCTGCTGCTGCCCTCCTCATTACTGACCTGGTGTAGCAGAACAAGAGCAGAAAAGGTGTGTGAGAAGAGAACGAGCAACTGTTTGTAGATCAAGGCATGAATGGCTTCATAAATAGAACTATGTTTTCCGAAAAGCCTCAGAGCTTAGCCAAAAAGAAAGCCTTGCACTCAAATACACAACTACAAGATAAAGGAGTGTCAATTTTTTTGACGTGTCCTTTTATTACAATTACTGCAGAATAATGTTGAAGTAAGCTTGCATGTGGGTGCAAGCATGCACAGACACTTACAGTAAGGGAGGAGCTTGTGGCGAGGACCGATCCAGATTGGGTGCTGGTCACATGACTaaagagagaataaaatgataaagtctGCGTGCTTTAATCTGACAAAGCAACTAAAGACCAGGAAATGAAAGCAGGAGATTCAGTAAAAGGTATTTCCACATAAAGGATTGAGATATGTGCTTGTAACCATCATTATCTCCAGACAGAGACgaggacacaaaaaaaagctaatcaATGTGTATTATAGAATGCCATCCCTTACCTGCTGAGCGAGGGGATGGATGTTGAGTGGGAAGGTGTAACTGCAGGGGAGGGGATGTGGTGGCCACTGTCACTCGTCATAACGGGGGACTCAGTTTTCACTGTTCTAGACGATGATGACGTAGCTGTTTTTGAAGAAACATGAGTGATTGTGAGAGGATAAATATGAGAATGAAACAGAATAAATCAAAGTTGCACATGAAAAGTGGGTTTGAGTATGTTCTGGTCTTTATCAAACCTCATCCACTTTCCGTGATTGAATTATTCCCACTTCCCATCGGATGCATTTAGCAATCAATATTCATTATACTTGATTTGTCTGGCCACTTCAATATAGTTCTCTAGAACTCGCAAAGCTAAGTGTACTTACTGTCCTGTGTGCTCTGCGTCTTCATGCCATTGTAGCCATTCTGTGAGAAGAGGAATTATCAAAGTCTACATAttattattcagatttttgtcaGGCATTAAGCAAACACTGAGCTTCTGTCAAATTAAGGTTAAGTCCACAGTGGTCTCTATCCTCTTATCATTTGGCTTTATGCatacaaagagataaaaaggtTTATGCTCACTGTAAGAGCAGCAGCCGAGGGGACATCTTTGCTCTGTGAGAAGCCCAGATGAGGTGGCAGGGACCTTGGACCACTGCTCTCCACACGGTTGGCTGCAGTAGGGGCTGTAGAAGAGGGTGGAGCGGCTGCACTGGGAAGACCCATGGAAGGGGAGGGCGTGGCACTAGGCAAGCCCAAGGATGGTGAAGGGAAGCTGGGATCTGATACGGCTGAAGGTAAGGTGGGTATGCTGCTCATGTGTTCACTGTTCACAAGAACGAGAGAAAGCAAGACGTGGAAAGATGGATGAATATACATAATAAGGATCAGAGAATATAACTAAAGTGCCAATGGgatgtattaatattatttaattaacatGCAAGCAGTTTCCACCTGTAACTGAGCTAAAACAAAGACATCATTCTCTAATCCCTTTATCTCAGTGATACACTTTGTAGCAACTGATCCAGTGAACGCTCTGCTCTTCCCATGGCTCAAGACTGATGCACAAAGATATACATGTATAAAATTGGAAATATCAAATTCTTCACATAAACAGACAAACTCACACGCCAACTCAAAacaactctcacacacacctcacagatCCTGGCTTGGAGAACAGGCTGCTCTGTGGCTGCTGTGTGGAAACAGCAGTGGGGACAGGCATGGgtacaggagctgctggagctgGGACCTGAGCCGGGGCTTGCTCCCTGGCCGACTCCGTCTGTGCCATGTCTACTGCTCCACTACCAGCCTCAGACCCAAAGTCAAGAGCTCCAAACTGGACGTTCAAGCCAGGTATATCTGCTGAGCCCGGCATCTCCACTGCTGATGACGGGATCTGAGAAGACAAAGAGGCAATTTAACCAATTTTGATGattgtgaatttgtttttgtacgatgtgtaaaatatttaaaatatggacatcaagtttttaaaatgtgtgcaaaatCTTTATcagtcaaaaatgtaaaaatgtggatGATATTTTGCCAGAGGGCGTGTTTGGTCAAAACAGTCTTGTGAACTGTGCTGCAAACAACTATGAGATTAATATTCTACAGAAGACTGTATACTTATCCGCACCCTCTGTGTTTGTTGATTAGACATCTCTGATTATGAAAGTTAAAGTCGTGGGAGTGTAGTTAACAGCTTAAGTAAAGTCCTTTATTAAGTCTGTCCCTACCACAGAGTCGATTAGCTAGTTGGCTCGTCTTGTCAAGCATGTGAGAGCAGATACATTATTCAGAGCACTTTCAGTTTCTACAATGTCTTGCAAGTAATACtgctattgttatttttatatggaTACTATTTTGTCTGATAAAAGGTTCACACCTTTGAGGGGGGAGGTACTCTGCGTCTCTGTGTCTTTAGCTGCCGCTGCGGGGGTTCTGTGACGGAGGGCTCCATGCCTGGCAACTTAACTCCTGGAGAAGCTCCATCTCTCACAGGAGGGACGGAGGACTCATGACCTAAAGGAGATTGACAATGATGTTAAAATCATATCACTAACATCAAAATAAGTGTAAGAGCAGCAGACATAATGAAGATGGCGATACTACCATGATCTTACAGCACAAATACTATTTGAGTCTTTGCACTACTCTTTTCTTTAGCAGAGAAGGCACTGATTCAATTATTGTGATGAATGTTTGTCTTTGATATCGGCTCTGTAGCCAGTATCAGaggctacatccacactaagacattttcaatttaaaacagcgttctaaaatgaaaatgaatccGTACACACAATTGTTTTAGCACCGTTTCAGAAATAACCTCTGTCGATACCAACAGGCCTGAAAATGCATATAACATGAACATTCACTAACACTGGACAGGAAGAAGATTGTCTACTCTGAGGTTGGTTGCTTCATTACAGAAAATACTATAGAGGCAAAACAGCAATCATTACATCATTGCTTAAGCAAATACAGCGACTCATTAGAGTGGAACTGTGAGCATTATCCATCGCCAGAGGAAGCCATGGAAATGGGAAATAAGAAACATTACTCACACAAGGATGATATCACAAAAAGGCATGTAGGCCTAGCTTCAATGTTTTGTCTTGACATGTCAAGACTGATGAGACCCGATCAGAAGGCAAGAGTGCGAGATTGTGTCATTGTTTTCAAAATTCTCAGTTTCCGCATGGGTAAAAGGCAACATCCAATTTTTAAAACtaagcatttctttttctttttcaaaagtctccattttggggttttgaaTATGCCAGAGTAGGTAAACGTAGCAGAAGTTATGCATACTAATATGTATAAGTTTGTATGTATCCTTGGTCATGTTatatatttcctgttttcttttcatgtgtggTTACAGTCCATAAACATGTCAGAAGGGAAGTGTAAGTGTCGCTCTCCTTTCTGCTACAGTGGTTATTGAACAGCTCAGTGGATCATGAAACACAATCTACTGCCGCTGGTATTCTTCTATAATTAATTCACTAATTAACAATAGTCGGTCATGTAAATAATTAGTTGAGTTGCGGCTCTAATGTCATGTGGTATTCTCAGCACACTTTCAGACCTTTAATGGCATAGTATGATACTGTTGAGCAGCTCTACCTGGCGGTGTGGGGACCTGTGGAGCATGCGAAAGACCCAGAGGCTCTGTGGTGGGAAGGATGGAGGATTGTTGTTGCCTCTGAGCCAGTTGGCTGAGCACCGCTGACGGCTCTGGTTGAAGTTTCATCTCCACTGGAGAGAATGCAggaaaatatatacatacagctATTACTACAGCACACTGTACCTCTTGCATTGTTGTTATCACGAacaatttaacatttacatttctgtgctAGATTTCGTATTTACTTTTAGATATTTAAACTTACAGTGTTGGGCAGTAACAGGGCCGTTCTCCATTCTCTGAGTCTTGACTTCTACAGAGGGCGAGGAGGCAGGAGCAGGGTTCTGTATTGGAGGTGGCCCTGCATCTTTGGCAACATTAATGTTGCTGGCGGTGGCCAAAGGCTGACTGGCTCTCTGACCAAGCCGAGGCCCGTTGAGCTGCTCTGGTGTCCTGATGTCGGAGGCAGGTGTTGGCTTAGGCGCATTCAGGGGCCCAAAACCAGAACCCAGGACAGAGGACTGGgaggatgagaggaaaaaaaacctgaactgaATACACCGATAGCATGTATCAGAGTTTTGGCACATAAACATATCCATAAGTTGCACATGTTTAAGTGTGGGTTTTTGTACCAGTGCAGCATGTGCGTAGGTGGTACTAGCAGAGGCGGCATGGGCATAGCTGTTGGCTGTGGCGTGTGCGTAGCTGTGTGTTGCAGTGCGTCCATTGTGGTGGGAATTGGTAAACACCAGGCTTTGGCCCAAATCCTCGGCTGAGGGGCCATCGACTATTGCCCCCAAGTCAGAGTCCATACCCCCTACAGCCACTCCAGTCTTAGGCAGTAGGCCAGCCAGGTCCACACTGAGGAGAAACAGAAGGGTTTGAGGAAGAGggttaaaaaaggagaagacaGAGGAAGTACATATTCAGCTTAGTTACTCCCAAATATAAACCCTGAGCTCTGTAGTGTTTTAAGTTGGCTTGACTTTGGGTGGGAACGCTTACTTGGGTCCAGGTGTGATGTGGTTTGCTGGAGCAGAAGAGGCAGTGAATACTTTGGTCTCAGACAACTGTAAAAAAGGAGAGGGAGTGCAATCACAGGGATCCATAAGATTAATATAGACACGTGCTGTAATGTATACAAACAACCATTCAGATAAAATCACTGACTATGAACCAACACTATTTAGTGAGTTAACATCACTAGACCTATGATCTAACACTAGACATTCAGCAGGTCAATGCAGAGTTTAAGCAACCTAAGGCCACATCCAAACTaatatttacagattttacaACAGCGTTTTGAAGTGAAACGGATTTCCGTGCACATGAGCGTTTCCGCATTGTTTCAGAAATTATCTCCATCTATATTAACACACCTGAAATTGCATATCACATGACCATTCACATATACTGAGTGTGCATGTGCCAGTGTTAACAAGAAGATCATCTGCTCTTTGCGGTTGGTTACTTAGTTACAAAAAACAGTATGGAGATAGCAGAAAGTCAGACCAGAATTTTTCATTTGGACTAGGCGGACTGTAAGGCGGTCAaggcagcagaaaacagattGGGAGTCCTTACAAGGCAAATACAGCAACATATTCCAAAGGTACCAGACTGAAGTGTCACCAGAGGAAGTCAAgccatgggaaaaaaagagtactCACACAAGAAGGATAAAAATCGCAAAAGTTATGTAGACCTAGTTATAATGTTTTGACATGACCAGCTGTGACTGATAAGACCCATTCGGGAAGCAAATGTGGGTGTTTACATCATTGTTTCCAAAAGTCTCAGTTTCCGCTCGTCCAGGCTAAAATGCAACTCAAACTACTAAAACGGGGTCAGCGGTGTTCTCAAATTTCTCCTTTTTAGGGTTTCCAAAATGCCATATTAGAGTGGAAGTTAGGCATCAACCCAGCAATAGTTATGCATTATTAAATGAAGACGTAATAATGTGGATTTAGCctaaagtaaacaaatataGTCTTGGCCCTCAAAACTAAAGCAATATTATCCATTtcagatgaataaaaaagtgCCGCCTTACGTCCTCATTCCAGTCCTCTGCAGTCCAGTCTTCCAGATTGCCTCCCCAtgttcctaaaaaaaacaaaaacggaaTAGCAGCCAAGTTAGTGTTGCCATGTTCACACATACTCATGATATGTTCTTGGCAACCATTAACCACTCCAGAGGAGTGATACAAAATGTAGCACCCTGCCTGCTTTAATATGACGCTAAAATTACAAACCCTTAAATCCAATGTGTAGATTAAGCTGCCCATTACTGCTTgaaatctgcttttatttggAAACGAATGGCCTGAATTTGAAATTTAACACTGGCTTGGGGCAAATGAGCTAGATACTTTTAAAGTGACAATTTATACAACCACTCTATAGCCAAAGTAGGAAATTGCATCAAAACATGACATCTGATGTTCTGTTATATTCCATACCAGTTCCCTCAGCAGGTTCGTTGCCGTCCCATGTCTCCTGACGAGCACCAGAGTTAGCTGTGTAGTCAGCAGGATTGAAGGTGCTGAAAGAAGTAGAGGGCGGAAAGAAGAGACAACAGGAAAGAGGAAGACACAGTTTGGGAAGGTAAGCCAACATAAGTGACAGTGAAGAGAATACTGCTTGATCTGTAAATGTTACTGAATGAGGGGATTCAGAAACTTAATTTCTCCACACGTTTGTCTTTTAAGATATGTGCTTGTTATTACCATCACCACCTCCTCATCCTAGCTCAGGCTTAAGATTAACACTAATCACATGTTCTTACCCCATTCCCTGGGAGGAGAACCTGTTGCCAGCAGCTGCTCTTCCTCTACCGCGACCCCCTGcccctgaggacacacacaaaacaaccaaatgacCTCTGCTGACTGGTCTCTTTCAGCCTTAACtccttaaagattttttttaattaagtttaaaaaaaaacaaaacaatgtcttGGTCACGATCTTCATCAAGTATTAGACAAAGGGCTGCAGTGATATACCAGTTTTAAGGTACACTGTGAAATTAAAGTTGGCAACTAACttaccatgtacatttgcttatctatgatattaggtgaaaaaaatgcagctgaatgaagagtctttatttttgttattttcaaaagggaggcTTTTTAAGCATACTTCTGtcaaaaatggttttaatttcAATGAGAGCAGTAAAACAAATTATCCATCAATTCTAACCCTTCCATTTCCATTCATTTAATGGTCATTCTGACAGGTAATAATTACTCTGTAATAtcgtgatattttctgagacggtTATCTTACCATGATAATCTCTACGGTTGCAACCCTTGTTAGACAttattctctctgtttttgtttagacCCAAACTGCAATAACGTGTCTAACTTTCTATTCTACCATGGTTTTCCACTGCCCCTCCCCCTAAAATGTAGCATAGCTTTAATATTGTGAGCAACaactaaactaaaagtacaGCGCAAAGTAAGAATGAAAGCTTCAACTTCATCAGAATGTCACATTTGTGCAGTCAAAACATACTAACATGGGCAACTGAGGTAATAGGCTGCCTAAAAAAACCTAAAGgatctgtttttaaacaaagaatATCTTGAAGTCAAGATTTTAACTGAAGATGTTCAACAGCTTTTCATAAAGACAAGCAGCCACAACAATAGATGCATGTCTCCACAGTTAAACCATTACCAACCACCTGACACAATTTGGCTGAGCAAGGCCTTGACTGACCTCACCGTTCTTAGATCACCTGTTGTTACAAGGAGCGCCTACAAATCCAGCCAGATTCCACTCCTTTTCACCTTCTCCAATCTCTTTATCTATAGACTATTTGCTCCGCcccaccaaacacacactcaagcaGCTGCAGGGACGGAGCGCATTCCACACACGTTGAGTGCTGCAATAGCCTACATGCCTGCAGACACAAATAGACATGTTGCCTGCTACATCACCAAAACATGCACAACAACATCTGAGGCAATTCCCCATCAAAAGGGCGCAATGAAAGACATAATATGTaggattgtaaaaaaaaagtatagacTCGTTAAGAAGTAATCCTTCTCAATCATCACTTGTACGAGTGTCGAGTAGTATGTGTCAGAgactgccctctgcctgtatttctTTGTGTACTAGACGTTAATGGGTATGTACCCCCACAACGCTCAGGTGTGGTTGgggctttttaaaaaggtagcAGCCAAGTACCAAACTGTAAACTGCAGGCATTCAAGACACACagcaccaaaaaagacaattacaGCGAGGCAAATCGCTGACAGAAAGTAAAGCTAGggtttgcttttactttcacttttgctgacAAGCGTGCTTACtaacagtaaccaacaatcctgcagtttacctttaacaaaaaaaacagacaatattaCAGTTTGCTTAGATTTATGGACAAGTGCAAAGGGTGAACTTAAGGCTTGCCCAAAGTAGACATGTAGACATGCAAGAGACTTATAAGGCAGCTGTCTTAAATTTCCACTACAGACATACGTATGTATGTGAACCGCATATGATTTTGCTTGGTAATGTTttggcttacaaaacaaacTTCATGTTTAGTTTCAAAAtgtccatttcattttttacactaCAGTTTGTGTAATCTCTTTATACCTATGGAAAACGTGCAATGGAAAAGTTAACTGGTAGCAGCTCTATGGACAACTTTTTTCAATTGTCTTTGTACAGTCTTTGCACCCTCTGGACTCATTGCTAACaaagttgcattaaaaaataaactgaagatATGTAGTTTTTAGTGAATGCTCACCTCTGCCTCGCCCTCGGCGACCAcggtctccccctctctctccaggAGCCACCTCAAACCCATTCTCCTCTAACCGACCTGGAATCCAACAAGAAACAGAGGTACATGAAAagtaagacaataaaaaaaacaatttatcaaTACTGAACTGGGAGAAAGACCTTTGGGCCATTCTAATTAAAACCTTTGGGGGGGAAACACGTGAACAAATCAAAGTTGACAATTCCAAACTCAGCATACTTAAAGCaacaaaagactaaaaataatgtcaatgtCAAAGATGCAAATACAGAGAAGACCATTTTGACAAACTGACAGGTaacatacagtactgtgcaaaaatcttaggccaccatagattttgtgttttagaaaagttgtaatgaggacttaatata
Coding sequences:
- the LOC121939421 gene encoding ubiquitin-associated protein 2-like isoform X2; this encodes MMTSVVSNQARGTRDRPLPTTTTQTTQPQKQIQATAEQIRLAQMIYDKNDADFEDKVKQLIEVTGKTQDECMVALHDCNEDVNRAINFLLESTSDTNSWETVGKKRSLGKEGGPSEIKESREKKGGERDASRGRGASNRRGRGISRGREGRLEENGFEVAPGERGGDRGRRGRGRGAGGRGRGRAAAGNRFSSQGMGTFNPADYTANSGARQETWDGNEPAEGTGTWGGNLEDWTAEDWNEDLSETKVFTASSAPANHITPGPNVDLAGLLPKTGVAVGGMDSDLGAIVDGPSAEDLGQSLVFTNSHHNGRTATHSYAHATANSYAHAASASTTYAHAALSSVLGSGFGPLNAPKPTPASDIRTPEQLNGPRLGQRASQPLATASNINVAKDAGPPPIQNPAPASSPSVEVKTQRMENGPVTAQHLEMKLQPEPSAVLSQLAQRQQQSSILPTTEPLGLSHAPQVPTPPGHESSVPPVRDGASPGVKLPGMEPSVTEPPQRQLKTQRRRVPPPSKIPSSAVEMPGSADIPGLNVQFGALDFGSEAGSGAVDMAQTESAREQAPAQVPAPAAPVPMPVPTAVSTQQPQSSLFSKPGSVSEHMSSIPTLPSAVSDPSFPSPSLGLPSATPSPSMGLPSAAAPPSSTAPTAANRVESSGPRSLPPHLGFSQSKDVPSAAALTNGYNGMKTQSTQDTTSSSSRTVKTESPVMTSDSGHHIPSPAVTPSHSTSIPSLSSHVTSTQSGSVLATSSSLTVSNEEGSSSGNLHAFSSSSSSSQAVNSSPSAPLAVSSSTTNGLHPSGAPGLTPNGTNPALSAAGSRTAPLLTTSSGKAPPNLAQGVPPLLANQYIMGPGGLLPAYPQIYGYEDLQMLQSRLPMDYYGVTFPGTTATMPGRDNLANNLYSGEATKFGRNDSSSPAPPTSLSTAGVQSQPQQAPQAGSQGQGQGQGQGQQTQNQAFLNPPLPPGYGYTGLPYYAGVPGVPSAFQYGPTVFVPPASAKQPAMGLANPSNQYHQQHQPSYGQHAYGTAFDDLSQAHGGEYSKGGYGGSAQSQAKSAGSGPGKAPGLSGSGTSGGVPDMGGSIYSKTQSFDKQGFHTGTPPPFSLPSALGGTGPLNPGGAPGYAPAPFLHILPPHQQPHSQLLHHHLTQDGQGGPGQRSQSSSMQQKTQGSKSSYSSSPYWAN
- the LOC121939421 gene encoding ubiquitin-associated protein 2-like isoform X3, with the translated sequence MMTSVVSNQARGTRDRPLPTTTTQTTQPQKQIQATAEQIRLAQMIYDKNDADFEDKVKQLIEVTGKTQDECMVALHDCNEDVNRAINFLLESTSDTNSWETVGKKRSLGKEGGPSEIKESREKKGGERDASRGRGASNRRGRGISRGREGRLEENGFEVAPGERGGDRGRRGRGRGAGGRGRGRAAAGNRFSSQGMGTFNPADYTANSGARQETWDGNEPAEGTGTWGGNLEDWTAEDWNEDLSETKVFTASSAPANHITPGPNVDLAGLLPKTGVAVGGMDSDLGAIVDGPSAEDLGQSLVFTNSHHNGRTATHSYAHATANSYAHAASASTTYAHAALSSVLGSGFGPLNAPKPTPASDIRTPEQLNGPRLGQRASQPLATASNINVAKDAGPPPIQNPAPASSPSVEVKTQRMENGPVTAQHLEMKLQPEPSAVLSQLAQRQQQSSILPTTEPLGLSHAPQVPTPPGHESSVPPVRDGASPGVKLPGMEPSVTEPPQRQLKTQRRRVPPPSKIPSSAVEMPGSADIPGLNVQFGALDFGSEAGSGAVDMAQTESAREQAPAQVPAPAAPVPMPVPTAVSTQQPQSSLFSKPGSVSEHMSSIPTLPSAVSDPSFPSPSLGLPSATPSPSMGLPSAAAPPSSTAPTAANRVESSGPRSLPPHLGFSQSKDVPSAAALTNGYNGMKTQSTQDTTSSSSRTVKTESPVMTSDSGHHIPSPAVTPSHSTSIPSLSSHVTSTQSGSVLATSSSLTVSNEEGSSSGNLHAFSSSSSSSQAVNSSPSAPLAVSSSTTNGLHPSGAPGLTPNGTNPALSAAGSRTAPLLTTSSGKAPPNLAQGVPPLLANQYIMGPGGLLPAYPQIYGYEDLQMLQSRLPMDYYGVTFPGTTATMPGRDNLANNLYSGEATKFGRNDSSSPAPPTSLSTAGVQSQPQQAPQAGSQGQGQGQGQGQQTQNQAFLNPPLPPGYGYTGLPYYAGVPGVPSAFQYGPTVFVPPASAKQPAMGLANPSNQYHQQHQPSYGQHAYGTAPGLSGSGTSGGVPDMGGSIYSKTQSFDKQGFHTGTPPPFSLPSALGGTGPLNPGGAPGYAPAPFLHILPPHQQPHSQLLHHHLTQDGQGGPGQRSQSSSMQQKTQGSKSSYSSSPYWAN
- the LOC121939421 gene encoding ubiquitin-associated protein 2-like isoform X1, which encodes MMTSVVSNQARGTRDRPLPTTTTQTTQPQKQIQATAEQIRLAQMIYDKNDADFEDKVKQLIEVTGKTQDECMVALHDCNEDVNRAINFLLESTSDTNSWETVGKKRSLGKEGGPSEIKESREKKGGERDASRGRGASNRRGRGISRGREGRLEENGFEVAPGERGGDRGRRGRGRGAGGRGRGRAAAGNRFSSQGMGTFNPADYTANSGARQETWDGNEPAEGTGTWGGNLEDWTAEDWNEDLSETKVFTASSAPANHITPGPNVDLAGLLPKTGVAVGGMDSDLGAIVDGPSAEDLGQSLVFTNSHHNGRTATHSYAHATANSYAHAASASTTYAHAALSSVLGSGFGPLNAPKPTPASDIRTPEQLNGPRLGQRASQPLATASNINVAKDAGPPPIQNPAPASSPSVEVKTQRMENGPVTAQHLEMKLQPEPSAVLSQLAQRQQQSSILPTTEPLGLSHAPQVPTPPGHESSVPPVRDGASPGVKLPGMEPSVTEPPQRQLKTQRRRVPPPSKIPSSAVEMPGSADIPGLNVQFGALDFGSEAGSGAVDMAQTESAREQAPAQVPAPAAPVPMPVPTAVSTQQPQSSLFSKPGSVSEHMSSIPTLPSAVSDPSFPSPSLGLPSATPSPSMGLPSAAAPPSSTAPTAANRVESSGPRSLPPHLGFSQSKDVPSAAALTNGYNGMKTQSTQDTTSSSSRTVKTESPVMTSDSGHHIPSPAVTPSHSTSIPSLSSHVTSTQSGSVLATSSSLTVSNEEGSSSGNLHAFSSSSSSSQAVNSSPSAPLAVSSSTTNGLHPSGAPGLTPNGTNPALSAAGSRTAPLLTTSSGKAPPNLAQGVPPLLANQYIMGPGGLLPAYPQIYGYEDLQMLQSRLPMDYYGVTFPGTTATMPGRDNLANNLYSGEATKFGRNDSSSPAPPTSLSTAGVQSQPQQAPQAGSQGQGQGQGQGQQTQNQAFLNPPLPPGYGYTGLPYYAGVPGVPSAFQYGPTVFVPPASAKQPAMGLANPSNQYHQQHQPSYGQHAYGTAFDDLSQAHGGEYSKGGYGGSAQSQAKSAGSGPGKDDSTVKSVLEEAPGLSGSGTSGGVPDMGGSIYSKTQSFDKQGFHTGTPPPFSLPSALGGTGPLNPGGAPGYAPAPFLHILPPHQQPHSQLLHHHLTQDGQGGPGQRSQSSSMQQKTQGSKSSYSSSPYWAN